Proteins encoded in a region of the Halarcobacter mediterraneus genome:
- the trpS gene encoding tryptophan--tRNA ligase: protein MRILSGIQPSGTIHIGNYFGMIKKMVESQNDGELFAFLASYHALTTVKEKELLEKNIFEAAVNFLALGMDPEKSTFWVQHDVKEVLELYWILSNHTSMGLLERAHSYKDKVAKGINANHGLFSYPVLMAADILIFDSNIVPVGKDQIQHVEMTRDIANSFNHHYNTDILVMPEAKVDEVVATVPGTDGAKMSKSYGNTIDMFGTKKGVKKQVMSIVTDSKELDEPKEWENCNIYKLCELFMNDEELKDLQQRYATPGEGYGHFKLTLLDKINEHFAPYQERREHLINNPKEVKEILEFGASKARKIASAKMEKIRSIVGL, encoded by the coding sequence TTGAGAATATTATCTGGAATTCAACCATCAGGTACCATACACATAGGTAACTACTTTGGTATGATTAAAAAAATGGTAGAGTCACAAAATGATGGTGAACTTTTTGCATTTTTAGCTTCATATCATGCTTTAACAACTGTTAAGGAAAAAGAGCTTTTAGAAAAGAATATATTTGAAGCTGCTGTAAACTTTTTAGCATTAGGAATGGATCCTGAAAAATCAACTTTTTGGGTACAACATGATGTAAAAGAGGTACTTGAATTATACTGGATATTATCAAATCATACTTCTATGGGACTTCTTGAAAGAGCTCATTCATATAAAGACAAAGTAGCAAAAGGTATAAATGCTAATCATGGATTATTTTCATATCCTGTTTTAATGGCTGCTGATATTTTAATTTTTGATTCAAATATTGTTCCTGTTGGAAAAGACCAAATTCAACATGTTGAGATGACAAGAGACATTGCAAATAGCTTTAACCATCACTACAACACAGATATACTTGTAATGCCAGAAGCAAAAGTAGATGAAGTTGTAGCAACAGTTCCAGGAACTGACGGAGCTAAAATGTCTAAATCATATGGAAATACAATTGATATGTTTGGAACAAAAAAAGGTGTTAAGAAACAAGTTATGTCAATCGTAACTGATTCAAAAGAGCTTGATGAACCAAAAGAGTGGGAGAACTGCAATATCTACAAACTTTGTGAACTATTTATGAACGATGAAGAACTAAAAGATTTACAACAAAGATATGCAACTCCTGGTGAAGGTTATGGACATTTTAAATTAACTTTATTAGACAAGATTAATGAGCATTTTGCCCCATACCAAGAAAGAAGAGAACACTTAATAAATAATCCAAAAGAAGTAAAAGAGATTTTAGAATTTGGAGCAAGCAAAGCAAGAAAAATTGCAAGTGCTAAAATGGAGAAAATTAGATCAATCGTTGGTCTGTAA